The Myripristis murdjan chromosome 17, fMyrMur1.1, whole genome shotgun sequence DNA segment TGCTGCACACTAACACGGTaacacctgctgctgcacaaCCAGGTGGGGGGCTGAGACTCTCACATGGAGCTGCTGGGGGCAACATGAGTCACTCAAGGCCACAGTGAGGAGTGAGGAGCCGCAGGTCACTGGAGTGGCACTCTGTCTTCACCCTTCCTGCATTTTTTGACTCTAGCTTTTGGGCAATGTTGAAAAGATGAGGTttaaagcaggaaaaaagaaaaataaatacaacctGTCTGTTTACACTTTGGCAATCAAAAGGGATGCAAACTCATCACCTCACAAAAGCCAATTTTGCTTTTGTGAATACAAAATAGGTCAATTGCGTGAGTTGTGCAGATTTTATGtgtgcttttactttttatttaatgagattttattaaagtgaattttgtttgtttagaggGGATACAGGGCGATGAATCTACGGCCTGGGCTTGACCTATGGCAGCTTATTACTAAAGGCTAATGGGAGAAAAGCAAATTCTAATTTGTTGCTAGAAATTAATCAGCTTCCATGGTCTTTTTGCAGCagttttacaaaacaaatattattattttttttatgtcaaatcATTGAGTTGCTGCTCATCGGACACCAATGTGATCATACTGTCCTACATTTATTGGCTTTTTTATCAATATTTGTCCTGCTCCTTCTCTTTTGTGATTGGTTGCCTGTTTGGGCGTGGCTGGAAGTGTTTGGGTTTTGCCGAGACACGCAACATGAGGCAGAGAAACATCTGTTCTGCATTGGGAAACtattaaaaacagatttgggaATCAGACATGTCTGTATGCATGTCCTAAGTTGACCTAACATTAACATCAGTAACTGGGAAGACCAGGAAGTGTTCGTAGTAGAAGGGCGACGGGGAGtaggttagggttgggttaggctAACAAGCTGTTGTTAGTCTACTGATCTCCTGCAGATGTCAACCATGGCTCATTGGGCCTGTCACAATTATTCCATGATCATTTGACTGAAAAGCTGACTGTATTATTGTTAGATTCCACAATCATGTTTTCATCCAAATGACCAAATACAGCTGAGTTCATGGTGCTCCTCTGCAGGTATCTGTTGATCTTCTTTACTTCCTCCTCTCTAAGCTTGTGCCATGTTACTTTACTTAAGTGGCATCAGATAACATTATAGCTGTTACTGTATGTTTATACTTAacaccgccccccccccccccccccccccccccccccccccccccccactgaACATTGTAGCCTTGGTCCATTAGATTGGGATCAATAATCCATTGTGTGATGAAGCTACTCTCAGTCCATtaactgtctctctttcattgCAGTGATGTTCACACTCACTGAGGTTGCTTCCCTGAACGACATCCAGCCGACGTACCGTATCCTGAAGCCATGGTGGGACGTCTTCATGGACTACCTGGGGCTGGTCATGCTCATGCTGGCCATATTTGCCATGACCATGCAGATCACCAAGGACCAGGTGGCATGTCTCCCCTATctagaggaagtggaggagtcCCTGGGCGCGGGACCTAACTCTTTCACAACACAGAGCCCACCAGACTCCTCCTCACCAGCATTCACCAGGGCACAGGTGGTGGCTGCTGGCCCACTGGTCACTAAGGACTTACCAGACAGAGCTGTCCATGAAATCCACATCACACAGCACACCGCTGTGAAAGCGGAGAGATACGCTAGACAACCTCAGCCAACAGGGATCAGCACCAACTTGGACTATCAACAGTATATATTTGTCAACCAAATGTGTTACCATGTTGCCTTGCCCTGGTATTCCAAGTACTTTCCATACCTAACCCTCATCCACACCCTTGTGCTCATGGTCAGTAGTAACTTCTGGTTTAAATACCCCAAAACAAGCTCAAAGATTGAGCACTTTGTTTCTATTCTGGGCAGATGTTTTGAGTCTCCTTGGACTACGAAGGCTTTGTCTGAGACAGCCTGCGAGGACTCGGAAGAGAACAAACAGAGGTTGACAGGCACATCCTCAGCTCCGAAACAGGTATCTCTTGAGGGGAAAGAGGACGGCACAACTGCAAACTCGTCCACGCCCATGCTCGGAAATAGCGGAGTGAAGTTCTCGGCAGATAAACCCATTGCAGAGGTTCCAAGTAGTATGACAATCTTGGACAAAAAAGATGGGGAGCAGGCCAAAGCCCTGTTTGAGAAGGTGAGAAAGTTCAGAGCTCATGTGGAGGACAGTGATTTCATCTATAAGCTTTATGTAGCTCAGACTGTCGTCAAAACTGTCAAGTTCATTTTGATATTGTCGTACACTTCGACCTTTATGGCTGCCATTGAATTTCAGCACAAATGTGAGCCTGATATAAAACACCTGACAGGGTACAAAATGTTCTTCTGCACCCACAACATGGCTTTCATGCTGCGAAAGCTTCTTATTAGCTACATGGCTTTGATAATGATCTATGGGATGGTGTGCTTGTACTCCCTGTTCTGGCTGTTTCGAAGACCCCTTAAAGAGTATTCATTTGAGAAAGTCAGGGAAGAGAGCAGCTTTAGTGACATTCCTGATGTCAAGAATGACTTTGCATTCCTCTTACACATGGTTGACCAGTATGACCAGCTCTATTCCAAACGATTCGGTGTGTTCTTGTCTGAGGTCAGTGAAAACAAGCTGAGGGAAATCAGCCTCAATCATGAGTGGACCTTCGAAAAATTAAGGCAACTGGTGACCCGAAACACACAGGACCAGCAGGAACTGCACCTCTTCATGCTCTCTGGTCTTCCTAAtgcagtgtttgacctcactgACTTGGAAGTGCTTAAACTGGAGCTGATTCCTGAGGTGAGGTTCTCAGCAAAGGTTTCCCAGATGACCAGCTTGCAGGAACTGCATCTCTGCCACTGCCCGGCTAAAGTAGAGCAGACAGCTTTTGCTTTCCTCCGTGACCATCTTCGCTGCCTTCATGTCAAATTCACTGATGTTGCAGAGATCCCAACTTGGGTTTACTTGCTGAGGAGTTTGAGGGAGCTTAATCTAGTTGGGAACTTGAGCTCGGATAATAACAAAATGATAGGTCTAGAATCCATGAGAGATTTGAGGCACCTAAAGACGTTATGCTTGAAGAGCAACCTCACAAAAATGCCCACAAACATCACAGAGTTGTCCCCACATCTCATTAAAC contains these protein-coding regions:
- the lrrc8da gene encoding volume-regulated anion channel subunit LRRC8D: MMFTLTEVASLNDIQPTYRILKPWWDVFMDYLGLVMLMLAIFAMTMQITKDQVACLPYLEEVEESLGAGPNSFTTQSPPDSSSPAFTRAQVVAAGPLVTKDLPDRAVHEIHITQHTAVKAERYARQPQPTGISTNLDYQQYIFVNQMCYHVALPWYSKYFPYLTLIHTLVLMVSSNFWFKYPKTSSKIEHFVSILGRCFESPWTTKALSETACEDSEENKQRLTGTSSAPKQVSLEGKEDGTTANSSTPMLGNSGVKFSADKPIAEVPSSMTILDKKDGEQAKALFEKVRKFRAHVEDSDFIYKLYVAQTVVKTVKFILILSYTSTFMAAIEFQHKCEPDIKHLTGYKMFFCTHNMAFMLRKLLISYMALIMIYGMVCLYSLFWLFRRPLKEYSFEKVREESSFSDIPDVKNDFAFLLHMVDQYDQLYSKRFGVFLSEVSENKLREISLNHEWTFEKLRQLVTRNTQDQQELHLFMLSGLPNAVFDLTDLEVLKLELIPEVRFSAKVSQMTSLQELHLCHCPAKVEQTAFAFLRDHLRCLHVKFTDVAEIPTWVYLLRSLRELNLVGNLSSDNNKMIGLESMRDLRHLKTLCLKSNLTKMPTNITELSPHLIKLVVHNDGTKLMVLNSLKKMTNLGELELYNCELERIPHAIFSLTNLQELDLKSNHIRTIEEVISFQHLKRLTCLKLWHNKIITIPASIGQVKSLESLHLSHNKLENLPPALFTLPKLRHLDVGHNSITVLPPDVGLLHNLQYFAINSNKLEMLPKPLFRCTKLKVLCLGNNGLTVLPEAVGQLVQLTQLELRGNCLDRLPGQLGNCRLLRKNCLVVEDHLFDTLPVEVKESISRETNVSFTSGL